One window from the genome of Chloroflexota bacterium encodes:
- a CDS encoding Fic family protein, whose amino-acid sequence MKLSLAADVRDIDTESLFRRLYEVRTLIPVGYEPYFRDRARYLSTIASAKVEGNPLGYEEARVVWSGEADPVRPEERELTNLWGAYELMEQLAADATVRIDQGLLRAMNSLILEGLPEAMSGRRGQYRTGHSLIEDAETREIRYRPPPPTWVPDLMDQLLAHIQRWVAEESYPPPIIAALAHAGLVSIHPFEEGNGRTARLLADMILHQAGWSAEGMLVLNVVIWRDRDSYYQALRDTHGLDFQTEVDGTPFAAFHTDALSTAATKLEEFVVAFKGRQDAWRDEFGTRLNERQTLGLTYIIDTGSVSSSMYARLIGASPSTAYADLTHMVSCGAAVRSGKGRNTRYAVNPDLLAQLVAAAERSGWAERYTRKGRRRDSDGGNGSGP is encoded by the coding sequence ATGAAACTTTCACTAGCCGCGGATGTCCGCGATATCGACACGGAATCTCTGTTCCGGCGTCTCTACGAGGTCCGCACGCTGATCCCGGTCGGCTACGAGCCCTATTTCCGCGACCGCGCGCGCTATCTGAGCACGATTGCCTCGGCGAAGGTGGAGGGCAACCCCCTCGGCTACGAAGAGGCCCGGGTCGTGTGGTCGGGCGAGGCCGATCCGGTCCGCCCCGAGGAGCGCGAGCTGACGAACCTGTGGGGCGCGTATGAGCTGATGGAGCAACTGGCGGCGGACGCGACGGTGCGGATCGACCAGGGGCTCCTGCGCGCCATGAACTCGCTGATCCTCGAGGGCTTGCCGGAGGCGATGTCAGGGCGCCGTGGGCAGTACCGCACGGGACACAGCCTGATCGAGGACGCGGAGACGCGCGAGATCCGCTACCGTCCGCCCCCGCCGACTTGGGTCCCGGACCTGATGGACCAGCTCCTAGCCCACATCCAGCGATGGGTGGCCGAGGAAAGCTATCCCCCGCCGATCATCGCGGCGCTGGCGCACGCCGGCCTGGTCTCGATCCACCCGTTCGAGGAGGGGAACGGTCGGACGGCCCGTCTCCTGGCCGACATGATCCTGCACCAGGCGGGATGGTCGGCGGAGGGCATGCTGGTGCTCAATGTGGTGATCTGGCGCGACCGCGACAGCTACTACCAGGCACTCCGCGACACGCACGGTCTGGACTTCCAGACGGAGGTCGATGGGACGCCGTTCGCCGCGTTCCACACCGACGCCCTGAGCACGGCCGCCACCAAGCTTGAAGAGTTCGTCGTGGCTTTCAAGGGGCGTCAGGACGCCTGGCGGGACGAGTTCGGCACACGTCTGAACGAACGGCAGACGCTGGGCCTGACGTACATCATCGACACGGGCTCCGTGTCCAGCTCCATGTATGCGCGCCTGATCGGCGCATCCCCATCCACCGCCTATGCGGACCTGACGCACATGGTGTCCTGCGGCGCCGCCGTGCGATCGGGCAAGGGACGAAATACGCGCTATGCGGTGAATCCGGACCTGTTGGCCCAACTGGTCGCCGCAGCCGAGCGGTCGGGTTGGGCGGAGCGATATACGAGAAAAGGCCGCCGGCGCGACTCGGACGGCGGCAACGGCTCTGGTCCGTAG
- a CDS encoding polyprenol monophosphomannose synthase, which produces MPNSPAALRVCFVIPTFNEAGNITPLLERLTALHPDADTAVLIVDDRSPDGTGDLVRAFAAGDPRVHLLEGPRCGLGHAYVRGMRHALDEFGAQAIVVMDADLSHDPADAHRLLDRLSAGVDVVIGSRYVTGGGIDERWGLRRRLLSAWGNQLTRWIAGLRHVHDCTAGYRAIRAAALRAADVGGLSARGYAFNVVLLHRLSRGGARVVEEPVFFRERDRGQTKLGLRDIAEYLLVIWRLRLADVFRPRQT; this is translated from the coding sequence ATGCCAAATTCTCCGGCCGCCCTGCGCGTCTGCTTCGTCATTCCCACCTTTAACGAGGCAGGCAATATCACGCCGCTGCTCGAGCGGCTGACCGCGCTGCACCCCGACGCCGACACCGCGGTGCTGATCGTGGACGACCGCAGCCCCGACGGCACCGGCGACTTGGTGCGGGCGTTCGCCGCGGGTGATCCCCGGGTCCATCTCCTGGAAGGCCCGCGGTGCGGCTTGGGCCACGCCTACGTGCGGGGGATGCGCCACGCGCTGGATGAATTTGGGGCACAAGCGATCGTGGTCATGGATGCCGATCTCTCGCACGATCCCGCCGACGCACACCGCCTGCTCGATCGTCTGTCGGCCGGCGTCGACGTGGTGATCGGCAGTCGCTACGTGACCGGAGGAGGCATAGACGAACGCTGGGGCCTGCGCCGGCGGCTGCTGTCGGCATGGGGCAACCAGCTGACGCGCTGGATTGCCGGCTTGCGGCACGTGCACGACTGCACGGCGGGCTATCGGGCCATCCGCGCCGCGGCGCTGCGCGCGGCGGATGTCGGCGGCCTCAGCGCGCGTGGCTACGCCTTCAACGTCGTGCTGCTGCACCGCCTGAGCCGGGGCGGCGCACGCGTCGTCGAGGAGCCGGTCTTCTTTCGCGAGCGCGACCGCGGACAGACCAAGCTGGGCCTGCGGGACATCGCGGAATACCTGCTTGTCATCTGGCGGCTGCGGCTGGCAGACGTCTTCCGCCCACGACAGACGTGA
- a CDS encoding glycosyltransferase family 2 protein, producing the protein MDDASSPVISVVLPCLNEADTVTAAVQAARLGVSRTGQPGEVVVVDNGSTDASPDLAAAAGARVVHEPHRGYGAALRRGFAAARGQFIVMADADDTYDLAGLAALVDLLRDGGDLAIGNRLADVQPGAMPWLHRRVGTPVISWLLRRTYGVRVRDSQSGFRAFTRDALDRLQLQSSGMELASEMIAKASIQGLRIVEAPSTYGPRAGESKLRTLRDGWRHLRLILILAPALLYVLPGAALLILGLLTFGIGFAASNMAVGGLQWQPVFAGPIFWVLGVSGLAFGLVAHRRLVRTGLARPSRLLARGYPLVKLETALALAALAVLGGVGIDAFIFVQWVGGSAHTAGTQLAALAQALIISGVNLAFIAFLGAAPD; encoded by the coding sequence ATGGACGACGCCAGCAGCCCGGTGATCTCGGTCGTGCTGCCCTGCCTCAATGAGGCGGACACGGTGACGGCCGCCGTGCAGGCCGCCCGACTGGGCGTGTCCCGCACCGGGCAACCCGGGGAAGTGGTCGTGGTTGACAACGGCTCCACCGACGCCTCCCCGGACTTGGCGGCAGCCGCCGGCGCGCGGGTCGTGCACGAGCCGCACCGCGGCTACGGCGCGGCGCTGCGGCGTGGCTTCGCCGCGGCCCGCGGCCAATTCATCGTCATGGCCGACGCCGACGATACGTACGACCTGGCCGGCCTCGCGGCCCTGGTCGATCTCCTCCGAGATGGCGGCGACCTCGCCATTGGCAATCGCCTCGCGGACGTGCAGCCCGGGGCCATGCCCTGGCTGCACCGGCGCGTCGGCACCCCGGTCATCAGCTGGCTGCTGCGCCGCACCTACGGCGTCCGGGTCCGCGACAGCCAAAGCGGATTCAGGGCGTTCACCCGCGACGCCTTGGACCGGCTGCAGTTGCAGTCCAGCGGCATGGAGTTGGCCTCCGAGATGATCGCCAAGGCCTCGATCCAGGGCCTCCGCATCGTGGAGGCGCCCTCGACCTACGGTCCGCGCGCCGGTGAGAGCAAGCTGCGCACCCTCCGCGATGGCTGGCGGCACCTGCGCCTGATCTTGATTCTGGCCCCGGCGCTGCTCTACGTGCTCCCAGGCGCCGCGCTGCTCATCCTGGGCCTGCTGACGTTCGGGATCGGCTTCGCCGCCTCCAACATGGCGGTCGGCGGGCTCCAATGGCAGCCAGTGTTCGCGGGGCCGATCTTCTGGGTCTTGGGCGTCAGCGGCCTCGCCTTTGGCCTGGTGGCACACCGGCGCCTGGTGCGCACCGGATTGGCGCGTCCATCGCGGCTGCTGGCGCGCGGCTATCCCCTCGTGAAGCTTGAGACCGCCCTGGCGCTGGCGGCCCTCGCGGTCCTCGGCGGCGTCGGCATCGACGCCTTCATCTTTGTCCAGTGGGTCGGCGGCAGCGCCCACACGGCCGGCACCCAACTCGCCGCGCTGGCTCAAGCCCTCATCATCAGCGGCGTGAACCTGGCGTTCATCGCCTTCCTGGGGGCCGCTCCCGACTGA
- a CDS encoding glycoside hydrolase family 127 protein, with protein sequence MSAVVTDTRRTPGVTVQPVPIEAVRIGGGFWRGWLDRLYDVTLPSQHAQCEATGRLDNIRRVAGRVDAPFRGRYYDESDVYKWLEAASWALAGREDRRLRALVDALVDDVAAAQQPDGYLHTYFALERADQRYTDLINKHELYCAGHLIQAGIAHHRATGATTLLDVAVRLADHICAEFGPDARETADGHPEIELALVELARETGRRVYAEQARFFLEQRGRKPPRLGGYRYLQDHEPAAEQQEIAGHAVRAVYLACGLADAGLELDDPALWEAAERLWRSAYETKVYVTGGLGAHWAGESFGDAFDLPNRNSYAESCAAVAGVMWNWRLLAGSGEARYADWMETTLYNGMLAGLSLDGEHYFYPNPLSASAGHARVAWFDCACCPPNLARLLASLPGFLYGASERALWVHQFVAGRVDADVPGAGRLSLEVDTDYPWSGEIQLTVRQAPDGPVELRLRVPGWCDDASVETVLADSGPAPSPLEGEGWGEGAPRHDPDRPAGDYAALRRVWSPGDRVMLRLPMPPRRLVSDPRVTANIGRVALARGPLIYCVESHDRPGLEQDAFALPDDASVTPGPANERLPGMTLLDTAAVPLPGTPGRGALYQSVSGDRQADGAPKDRVPIRAIPYFAWANRGPSTMDVWLRRQETLVD encoded by the coding sequence ATGAGCGCCGTCGTCACCGACACCCGCCGCACGCCCGGAGTCACGGTCCAGCCGGTGCCGATCGAGGCGGTGCGGATTGGGGGCGGATTCTGGCGCGGTTGGCTCGACCGGCTGTATGACGTCACGCTGCCCTCGCAACATGCGCAGTGCGAGGCCACCGGCCGCCTCGACAATATCCGGCGCGTCGCGGGCCGCGTGGATGCGCCGTTTCGCGGGCGCTACTACGACGAGTCCGATGTCTACAAGTGGCTCGAAGCCGCCAGCTGGGCGCTGGCGGGGCGCGAGGATCGGCGGCTGCGGGCGCTGGTGGACGCTCTGGTGGACGACGTCGCCGCCGCCCAGCAGCCGGACGGCTACCTCCATACGTACTTTGCGCTGGAGCGGGCCGACCAGCGCTACACCGATCTCATCAACAAGCATGAGCTGTACTGCGCCGGGCACCTGATCCAGGCGGGAATTGCCCACCACCGCGCGACCGGCGCAACGACGCTGCTGGACGTGGCGGTGAGGCTGGCCGATCACATTTGCGCCGAGTTTGGTCCTGACGCCCGTGAAACGGCGGACGGGCATCCCGAGATCGAGCTGGCGCTGGTCGAGCTGGCGCGAGAGACCGGCCGGCGCGTCTACGCCGAGCAGGCAAGGTTCTTTCTGGAGCAGCGGGGTCGTAAGCCGCCGCGGCTCGGCGGCTACCGCTATTTGCAGGACCACGAGCCGGCGGCCGAGCAGCAGGAGATCGCGGGGCACGCAGTGCGGGCGGTCTACCTGGCGTGCGGCTTGGCCGACGCCGGCCTGGAGCTCGATGACCCCGCGCTGTGGGAGGCGGCGGAGCGTCTCTGGCGCAGCGCCTACGAAACCAAGGTCTACGTCACCGGCGGGCTGGGGGCGCATTGGGCCGGCGAGTCATTCGGCGACGCCTTTGACCTGCCCAACCGCAACTCCTATGCGGAGTCGTGCGCGGCGGTGGCGGGCGTGATGTGGAACTGGCGTCTGCTCGCCGGCTCGGGCGAGGCGCGCTACGCCGACTGGATGGAGACCACGCTTTACAACGGCATGTTGGCCGGGCTGTCGCTGGACGGGGAGCACTATTTCTATCCCAACCCGCTCAGCGCGTCGGCGGGGCACGCCCGAGTGGCGTGGTTCGACTGCGCCTGCTGCCCGCCGAACCTGGCGCGCCTGCTCGCGAGCCTGCCGGGCTTTCTCTACGGCGCGTCCGAGCGCGCGCTGTGGGTGCACCAGTTCGTGGCGGGCCGGGTGGACGCCGACGTGCCGGGCGCGGGCCGTCTGTCGCTGGAGGTGGACACGGACTATCCATGGTCGGGCGAGATTCAGCTCACCGTGCGCCAGGCGCCGGACGGTCCGGTGGAGCTGCGGCTGCGCGTGCCCGGGTGGTGTGACGACGCGAGCGTCGAGACAGTCCTCGCCGACTCGGGTCCGGCTCCCTCTCCCCTCGAGGGAGAGGGCTGGGGTGAGGGGGCTCCCCGGCACGACCCCGACCGCCCCGCCGGAGACTACGCCGCGCTGCGCCGCGTCTGGTCACCGGGCGATCGGGTCATGCTGCGGCTGCCCATGCCGCCGCGTCGTCTGGTGAGCGACCCGCGCGTGACGGCCAACATCGGTCGAGTGGCTCTGGCCCGCGGCCCCCTGATCTATTGCGTCGAATCCCACGACCGCCCCGGACTGGAGCAGGACGCCTTCGCGCTGCCCGATGACGCCTCCGTCACCCCAGGACCCGCCAACGAGCGACTGCCGGGAATGACGCTGCTGGACACGGCGGCCGTGCCGCTGCCGGGGACGCCCGGGCGCGGTGCGCTCTACCAGTCAGTGTCGGGCGATAGGCAGGCGGACGGCGCGCCCAAGGATCGGGTGCCCATCCGCGCAATTCCTTACTTTGCCTGGGCCAATCGGGGGCCGAGCACAATGGATGTGTGGCTGCGCCGGCAGGAGACGCTCGTCGACTAG
- a CDS encoding NYN domain-containing protein, translating into MITNVYIDGFNLYYRALKDTPFRWLDLRRLAETLFPGDSINRVCYFTARLDVRPGNPNQPRRQLIYLRALATLPGFDAYYGVFRSGVKRRPLAEPVVGLPSHVLVRDSEEKGSDVNLATRLLVDGFNREYEQAVVMSNDADFSGAMRYVRDDLGLRVTLVNPDSKNASPRELADAATYVKRIWKSHLRRSQLPDMLQDEVGIITKPAGW; encoded by the coding sequence TTGATCACCAACGTCTACATCGACGGCTTCAATCTCTACTACCGCGCCCTGAAGGACACGCCCTTCAGGTGGCTGGACCTGCGGAGGCTGGCCGAGACGCTCTTCCCAGGGGATTCGATCAACCGCGTCTGCTATTTCACGGCCCGACTTGATGTCCGTCCCGGCAATCCAAATCAGCCTCGTCGCCAGCTCATCTACCTGAGAGCCCTGGCGACGCTGCCGGGCTTCGACGCCTACTACGGCGTATTCCGGTCCGGCGTCAAACGGCGCCCACTGGCGGAGCCGGTGGTGGGGCTGCCGTCTCACGTCCTGGTCAGGGACTCGGAAGAGAAGGGATCAGACGTGAACCTCGCCACCCGTCTCCTGGTCGACGGGTTCAACCGGGAGTACGAGCAGGCGGTGGTCATGTCGAACGACGCGGACTTCTCCGGGGCCATGCGGTACGTGCGTGACGACCTGGGCCTTCGAGTCACGCTCGTCAATCCCGACTCCAAGAACGCAAGTCCGCGGGAACTGGCCGACGCCGCCACCTACGTCAAGCGCATCTGGAAGAGCCACCTGCGACGGAGCCAGCTTCCCGACATGCTGCAGGATGAGGTAGGAATCATCACCAAGCCGGCGGGGTGGTGA
- a CDS encoding phosphoribosyl-AMP cyclohydrolase, with product MAWKHPSELPTTAELEEGTDIALDFERFFSTSGQGVLPVVAQDVDSHDVLVLAHVNKAALDYTLREGVAAFWSLSRDRLWIKGETSGNQLDVVDVRVNCEQNSLLYLVRLRKGGVCHTMEDGAARHSCYYRRIEGDRLEPVAREEDPPSVCR from the coding sequence ATGGCCTGGAAACACCCCAGCGAGCTACCCACCACCGCCGAGCTTGAGGAAGGCACCGACATTGCCCTCGACTTCGAGCGGTTCTTCTCCACCAGCGGCCAGGGGGTGCTGCCGGTCGTGGCGCAGGATGTCGACTCCCACGACGTGCTGGTGCTGGCGCACGTGAACAAGGCCGCCCTCGACTACACCTTGCGCGAGGGCGTGGCGGCGTTCTGGAGCCTTTCGCGAGACCGCCTGTGGATCAAGGGCGAAACGTCCGGCAACCAGCTGGACGTGGTCGACGTGCGCGTGAACTGCGAGCAGAATTCGCTGCTGTATCTCGTCCGCCTGCGCAAGGGCGGCGTGTGTCACACCATGGAGGACGGGGCAGCGCGCCACAGCTGCTACTACCGCCGGATCGAGGGTGATCGGTTGGAGCCCGTGGCGCGTGAGGAAGACCCGCCCAGCGTTTGCAGGTAA
- a CDS encoding alpha/beta fold hydrolase → MRRETRPRASEEHVAANGVSLWTATQGLGPPVVLCHGGPGIYDYLEPIAAMIDDLATVHRYDQRGCGRSEDTPPYEIASFVADLDALRAHWGYDSWTVMGHSWGADLALMYALGHPERVSRLVYLSGTGINPAWHAAYRRNREAKLSANDRERLKRLNARRKIAAATELVRINAERSALLARTEYFDAMHIRDLPRHDRFPINFALNAALGAEANRLEESGELRAQVRRLAVPTLVLDGEGDPRPQWARAQLAALLPAACHVTIARAGHEPWIERPGDTRQALREFLAASG, encoded by the coding sequence GTGAGGCGGGAGACGCGACCGCGCGCTTCCGAAGAGCACGTCGCGGCCAATGGCGTTTCCCTCTGGACCGCAACCCAGGGGCTCGGACCGCCAGTTGTGCTCTGTCACGGCGGTCCTGGCATCTACGACTACCTCGAGCCCATCGCCGCCATGATCGACGATCTCGCCACCGTCCATCGCTACGACCAGCGCGGGTGCGGGAGGTCGGAGGACACACCGCCCTACGAAATTGCCAGCTTCGTGGCCGACCTCGACGCCCTCCGCGCGCACTGGGGCTACGACTCGTGGACGGTCATGGGCCACTCGTGGGGCGCAGACCTTGCGCTCATGTACGCCCTCGGTCACCCGGAACGCGTCAGCCGTCTCGTGTATCTCTCGGGAACCGGCATCAATCCCGCCTGGCATGCCGCATACCGGAGGAACCGCGAAGCCAAGCTGTCAGCCAACGACCGCGAGCGTCTCAAGCGCCTCAATGCGCGACGCAAAATCGCTGCAGCAACCGAACTCGTGCGCATCAACGCCGAGCGCTCCGCCTTGCTGGCGCGGACCGAGTACTTCGACGCGATGCACATCAGGGATTTGCCCCGGCATGACCGTTTCCCGATCAACTTCGCCCTCAACGCAGCCCTCGGCGCCGAGGCGAACCGCCTCGAAGAATCCGGGGAGCTGCGGGCGCAGGTCCGACGTCTTGCAGTCCCCACGCTGGTCCTGGATGGCGAAGGCGACCCACGCCCTCAATGGGCGCGGGCCCAGCTTGCCGCGCTGTTGCCGGCGGCTTGTCACGTCACCATTGCCCGCGCCGGACACGAGCCGTGGATCGAGCGGCCGGGGGACACTCGCCAGGCGCTCCGGGAGTTCCTGGCTGCGAGCGGCTAG